The region CTGATTCACCGGGCGCTGAAGGTCCTCCCCCGCAAAAATCTCTGGATCAACCCCGACTGCGGCCTAAAAACCCGCCGGATGAAAGAGGTGCTGCCCGCGCTGACAAATATGGTGGCAGCGGCGGCGCAGGTGCGGGATGAATTGGATTGAGGTTATCAGAGTCCCTGGGCATGGCTTTAGCGAACGCCAGCGATGTTTCATAATGAAATTTGGCAAAATTCAATTTGAAACAATAGCAATTATCTAGGAATTCCTCGCCGCCGCGCCGCAGAGTTTTTATCCGCCCATAATTCTTTAAATCCTATAAATAAAAGCCTGTTAAGTCTATCAGAAAAACAGCCGCCCGGGAGTGCCCGTTTTGGCACAGCTTTCGCTTCATAGGTAATCCGGATATTAAAAATAAGGAAAACTTGGGTGGCTGGTTTCCTTTAACTCCAGTGACCCAGCAACAAAAAGGAGAAATGAAAATGACACTCGTAAGATGGCAACCCAAAACTCACGCCGTGATGGATCCGTTCTTTGGTTTCAACGATCTCAGCAGAGAGCTGAATCGCCTCTTCGAGGGGGACTCAACCAGCGGCTGCAGCGCCTGCAACTGGGCGCCGGCAATGGACGTGATCGAGAAGGATGACAATTACATCGTCACGATGGACCTGCCCGGTCTCAGCAAGGAAGAGGTCGAGCTGACCCTTCACAACAACCACCTCAATATCAAGGGCGAGCGCAAAATCGAACACGACGAGAAGATCGAAAACGTCTACAGAAGCGAGCGCATCCGCGGCATGTTCGAACGCACGATCAAGCTGCCGACGGCTGTGAACACGGAGAATGTGGAAGCGACCTTCACGAACGGCGTCCTCGAGATCCGTCTCCCCAAGACCGAGGAAGCCAAGGCGCGACAGATCGCCATCAAGGGCTAGTTCATCTCTCCCCGAAAAACCCGGCCCAAGAAGCCCCCTTCGCAGGGGGCTTCTTTTTGTGTCGTAACTTAGGCCGGTCGACATCGGGCATGGAGCCGGGGAGATATCGTTAGGCGATTCAGGTTCGAGTTACTGGTTTTCGTCCCATTTGTCGTAGGACAGATACATTTCAACCCGCCCTGGTCGCGAATCTGGCGTTTTTAAACTGGATCCTGATGGCATATAAATTTTTGCAATAAACGGGCGTTCGTGGTTCTCAATAAAGCCGAGGATTTTCCCATAAGTATTAACAAAATTAAGTGCTAGAGCTTTGGTTGAAACCTTACCGATAAGAATAAATAGACCCACCCCAAAATGCATCACTGCATCACGCTCGTTTGGCTTATATCGAATTTTGCGATCATGACTAATTGCAAACCATTCTCGCTTGCCGATATTTGCAAGCCATTCCTCGTCTGGGGC is a window of Candidatus Eisenbacteria bacterium DNA encoding:
- a CDS encoding Hsp20/alpha crystallin family protein; its protein translation is MTLVRWQPKTHAVMDPFFGFNDLSRELNRLFEGDSTSGCSACNWAPAMDVIEKDDNYIVTMDLPGLSKEEVELTLHNNHLNIKGERKIEHDEKIENVYRSERIRGMFERTIKLPTAVNTENVEATFTNGVLEIRLPKTEEAKARQIAIKG